One Cicer arietinum cultivar CDC Frontier isolate Library 1 chromosome 8, Cicar.CDCFrontier_v2.0, whole genome shotgun sequence DNA segment encodes these proteins:
- the LOC101491752 gene encoding uncharacterized protein, producing MDFEEARDNLRAIRLLYRLLEDNSIALQDSNSENVVERAHVLLKSLLDVAVEVVFETHLKIMATQAENSKKLTEQEKLVTMPQSKSSMATNISQTTEKYQTRGTMSLQKDQQPQLELLSKKDLSELSNISISDIRGTESKTLCSLGEENGMMQHNVVKEQNQCNEGISPNIESNHHEQQQHDNVNTLYGLDEHAEESLQMLDVKADESNEENNMPLQNDIREAECNSSAARFAECVEQKGDFSDDLVNAMKRIESRILAFQLCSKLVDSSKNGAVGHPLHKVANLGSPEMPREDNAARSQLCSNRSLLEGYMIKNHQTDKSSSKVEKLSSKNAVDEPFLARSESSSPNQVANQNCGFHTNTESAKNVDIPKHIDTQSVSRGEELRSGTRIQTSAQNMVMIDRVKSLNRLVSSNSHMKNQTSECIQGLRVPLNQDGLIEKPSNFAHQTNKESLVRKTPVPAWSKTDQNQNEMGSESSHAQKKLVRSTPNVPRREKPPSHQMVIKPTLLDQKSSEIKVNSHQHRDWPVLDRTGTHKTSHVDLSKTKARVRPQLHKQEESSSSSSSNSDSSSHWTSQQDSVNTNSESEDSLSVGTQGPKLGRIVDASDEGNSEKSSDSYLNKENGPSHRVQSLKSYEYHSKRNSKKTIGGLKKLKNKLGLIFHHHHHHHHHHHDDNDNGNIQSYKGPRHSMWNHLQNVFHHKNNHGMITNKKDEKTRRGAITKVLPHRNQVGQFHRLVEGLLRHIRHSKKPTPSSKHGLVKGSKNVEHGHRQKKQHRWQIIPRRRRGVKLKNKGLVKKMGFMSQKSIKY from the exons ATGGACTTTGAAGAAGCGCGTGATAATCTACGCGCTATAAGACTCTTATATAGGCTTCTTGAAGATAACAGTATCGCTTTGCAAGATTCGAATTCAGAGAAT GTGGTTGAGAGAGCTCATGTTTTGTTGAAAAGTTTGCTTGATGTTGCTGTTGAAGTTGTTTTTGAGACTCATTTAAAG ATAATGGCAACACAAGCAGAGAACTCTAAGAAACTCACTGAACAAGAAAAACTTGTGACCATGCCACAGTCAAAGTCCTCAATGGCAACCAACATTTCTCAAACTACGGAAAAATATCAAACTCGCGGTACAATGAGTTTACAGAAGGATCAGCAGCCTCAACTGGAATTACTATCTAAGAAAGACTTGTCGGAGCTGTCGAATATCAGCATCTCTGATATTCGAGGAACGGAAAGTAAAACGCTATGCAGTTTAGGTGAGGAGAACGGTATGATGCAACATAATGTAGTAAAGGAACAAAACCAATGTAATGAGGGTATTTCACCAAACATAGAGAGTAATCATcatgaacaacaacaacatgatAATGTGAATACTTTATATGGTCTTGATGAGCATGCGGAAGAATCGTTGCAAATGTTAGACGTGAAAGCTGACGAGTCCaatgaagaaaataatatgCCGTTGCAAAATGATATTCGTGAAGCTGAATGCAATTCTAGTGCTGCCAGATTTGCTGAATGTGTAGAACAGAAGGGTGATTTCTCTGATGATTTGGTTAATGCAATGAAAAGAATTGAATCTCGCATTTTGGCTTTTCAACTTTGTTCAAAATTGGTTGATTCCAGTAAGAATGGCGCAGTTGGCCATCCTTTGCACAAGGTAGCTAATTTGGGAAGTCCCGAAATGCCAAGAGAAGACAATGCTGCAAGAAGTCAGTTGTGTTCTAATAGGTCTCTCTTAGAAGGATACATGATAAAGAATCATCAGACAGATAAATCAAGTTCCAAAGTTGAAAAATTGAGTTCAAAAAATGCAGTCGATGAACCCTTTTTAGCTCGAAGCGAATCATCGAGTCCAAATCAGGTGGCAAATCAGAATTGTGGGTTTCATACTAATACAGAATCTGCAAAGAATGTTGATATACCAAAACATATTGATACCCAGTCAGTATCAAGAGGAGAAGAATTGAGAAGTGGAACTAGAATTCAAACTTCAGCACAAAACATGGTAATGATAGATAGAGTTAAGTCATTGAATAGGTTAGTTAGTAGTAATAGCCACATGAAGAATCAAACTAGTGAGTGTATTCAAGGTTTAAGGGTTCCTTTGAATCAAGATGGTCTTATTGAGAAGCCTTCCAATTTTGCTCATCAAACCAATAAGGAAAGTTTGGTCAGAAAAACTCCTGTACCAGCTTGGTCTAAGACTGATCAGAATCAAAATGAAATGGGTTCTGAATCTTCCCATGCACAAAAGAAGTTAGTGAGATCCACACCAAATGTTCCGCGGAGAGAAAAGCCGCCGTCTCATCAGATGGTGATAAAACCAACACTATTGGACCAGAAATCCAGTGAGATTAAGGTGAATTCTCATCAACATAGAGACTGGCCAGTTTTGGACAGAACAGGAACTCATAAGACATCTCATGTTGATCTTTCTAAGACCAAAGCTCGAGTTCGACCGCAACTTCATAAACAGGAGGAATCAAGCTCAAGCTCAAGCTCAAACTCTGACTCTTCTTCTCACTGGACATCTCAGCAAGACAGTGTCAATACTAATAGTGAATCTGAGGACTCTTTGTCAGTTGGGACACAAGGTCCCAAATTAGGAAGGATAGTTGATGCATCGGATGAAGGAAACTCAGAAAAGAGTAGTGATTCATATCTCAATAAAGAAAATGGCCCTTCACATAGAGTTCAAAGTTTAAAATCTTATGAATATCATAGTAAAAGAAATTCTAAGAAAACAATTGGAGGCCTAAAGAAGTTGAAAAATAAGTTGGGACTAATCTTTCACCATCaccaccatcatcatcatcaccatcatgatgataatgataatggTAACATTCAATCTTATAAAGGTCCTAGACATTCAATGTGGAACCACCTGCAGAATGTTTTTCATCACAAAAACAACCATGGGatgataacaaataaaaaagatgagAAAACAAGGAGAGGGGCTATTACAAAAGTCTTGCCTCACAGAAACCAGGTAGGGCAGTTTCATAGACTTGTGGAAGGGCTGTTGAGACACATTCGACATTCGAAAAAACCGACGCCTTCTTCCAAGCATGGTTTGGTGAAAGGGTCTAAAAATGTTGAACATGGACATAGACAAAAGAAGCAGCATCGTTGGCAAATTATTCCACGGCGACGCCGTGGAGTGAAGTTGAAAAACAAAGGCCTAGTTAAAAAAATGGGGTTCATGAgtcaaaaatcaattaagtACTAA
- the LOC101514769 gene encoding beta-glucosidase 12-like isoform X1, producing the protein MKTMMMAMNVVILYGIVMILSSMAIIEATILFNNDITKSLNRSSFPQGFIFGTASSAYQYEGGANVGGRGPSIWDTFTHNYPDKIKDGSNGDIAIDEYHRYKEDIEIMKDINMDAYRFSISWSRILPNGKLTGGVNKEGIKYYNNLINELLAKGLEPFVTLFHWDLPQTLEEEYGGFLSPNIVNDFRDYAELCFKEFGDRVKYWITLNEPWSFANHGYVDGQLAPGRCSPWQNLNCTGGDSSIEPYIVAHNQLLAHASAVNAYKTKYQASQKGMIGITLVSHWMMPLYDTKLDHDAAQRSIDFMFGWFMDPLIVGDYPSSMRFLVGNRLPKFSKYQVKLVRGSFDFIGLNYYTSLYATHAPELIEAKPSYITDPLVILTNKSNGVPIGPMAASTWLSIYPEGIRELLLYIKTKYNNPLIYITENGMDDLNDPTISLEKALEDTIRIDYFYNHLYYLQSAIKDGANVKGYFAWSLLDNFEWASGYTVRFGMIFVDYNNDLKRCPKMSSQWFKRFLQHRIVGYGDSR; encoded by the exons ATGAAAACTATGATGATGGCAATGAATGTTGTTATTCTTTATGGAATTGTTATGATTCTTAGCTCTATGGCTATAATTGAAGCTACAATATTATTCAACAATGATATTACTAAGTCTCTTAACCGTAGTAGTTTCCCACAAGGTTTTATTTTTGGAACAGCATCATCAGCTTACCAG TATGAAGGTGGAGCAAATGTTGGTGGAAGAGGACCAAGTATATGGGACACTTTCACACATAATTATCCAG ATAAGATAAAAGATGGGAGTAATGGAGATATAGCCATCGATGAATATCATCGTTATAAG GAAGATATTGAGATCATGAAGGACATCAACATGGATGCTTATAGATTCTCCATCTCTTGGTCCAGAATATTACCTA ATGGAAAACTTACTGGGGGAGTAAACAAGGAAggcataaaatattataacaacctCATTAATGAGCTCTTAGCCAAAG GTCTTGAACCCTTTGTGACTCTTTTTCATTGGGACCTTCCTCAAACACTTGAAGAAGAATATGGTGGCTTTTTAAGTCCAAATATAGT GAATGATTTTCGAGACTATGCGGAGCtttgttttaaagaatttgGAGATAGAGTGAAGTATTGGATCACATTAAATGAACCATGGTCATTTGCAAATCATGGTTATGTTGATGGGCAGTTAGCACCTGGACGATGTTCACCTTGGCAAAACCTAAATTGCACTGGTGGTGACTCATCCATTGAACCCTATATAGTGGCTCACAATCAATTACTCGCTCATGCATCTGCTGTCAATGCCTACAAAACTAAATATCAG GCATCTCAAAAGGGCATGATAGGAATAACACTAGTGTCTCATTGGATGATGCCATTATATGATACAAAATTGGATCACGATGCTGCACAAAGATCCATTGATTTCATGTTTGGATG GTTTATGGATCCCTTGATAGTAGGAGACTATCCAAGCTCTATGAGGTTCTTGGTAGGGAATCGATTACCAAAGTTCTCAAAATATCAAGTCAAGCTTGTAAGAGGGTCATTTGATTTTATTGGATTAAACTATTACACTTCCTTGTATGCAACTCATGCACCTGAATTAATTGAAGCCAAACCTAGCTACATTACAGATCCACTTGTTATTCTTACAA aTAAGAGCAATGGAGTACCTATTGGTCCAATG GCTGCTTCAACATGGTTGTCAATTTATCCAGAGGGAATTCGAGAACTATTGCTCTATATTAAAACTAAATACAACAATCCCTTGATCTACATCACTGAAAATG gtATGGATGATTTGAATGATCCAACAATTTCTCTTGAGAAAGCACTCGAAGATACAATAAGGATTGATTACTTCTATAATCATCTCTATTATCTTCAATCTGCGATAAA GGATGGGGCAAATGTGAAAGGATATTTTGCATGGTCATTACTTGACAATTTTGAATGGGCTTCAGGCTACACAGTGAGATTTGGAATGATCTTTGTAGATTATAATAATGATCTCAAAAGATGTCCAAAAATGTCATCCCAATGGTTTAAGAGGTTTTTACAACATAGAATAGTTGGATATGGTGATTCACGCTAA
- the LOC101514769 gene encoding beta-glucosidase 12-like isoform X2, with translation MKTMMMAMNVVILYGIVMILSSMAIIEATILFNNDITKSLNRSSFPQGFIFGTASSAYQYEGGANVGGRGPSIWDTFTHNYPDKIKDGSNGDIAIDEYHRYKEDIEIMKDINMDAYRFSISWSRILPNGKLTGGVNKEGIKYYNNLINELLAKGLEPFVTLFHWDLPQTLEEEYGGFLSPNIVNDFRDYAELCFKEFGDRVKYWITLNEPWSFANHGYVDGQLAPGRCSPWQNLNCTGGDSSIEPYIVAHNQLLAHASAVNAYKTKYQASQKGMIGITLVSHWMMPLYDTKLDHDAAQRSIDFMFGWFMDPLIVGDYPSSMRFLVGNRLPKFSKYQVKLVRGSFDFIGLNYYTSLYATHAPELIEAKPSYITDPLVILTNKSNGVPIGPMAASTWLSIYPEGIRELLLYIKTKYNNPLIYITENGMGQM, from the exons ATGAAAACTATGATGATGGCAATGAATGTTGTTATTCTTTATGGAATTGTTATGATTCTTAGCTCTATGGCTATAATTGAAGCTACAATATTATTCAACAATGATATTACTAAGTCTCTTAACCGTAGTAGTTTCCCACAAGGTTTTATTTTTGGAACAGCATCATCAGCTTACCAG TATGAAGGTGGAGCAAATGTTGGTGGAAGAGGACCAAGTATATGGGACACTTTCACACATAATTATCCAG ATAAGATAAAAGATGGGAGTAATGGAGATATAGCCATCGATGAATATCATCGTTATAAG GAAGATATTGAGATCATGAAGGACATCAACATGGATGCTTATAGATTCTCCATCTCTTGGTCCAGAATATTACCTA ATGGAAAACTTACTGGGGGAGTAAACAAGGAAggcataaaatattataacaacctCATTAATGAGCTCTTAGCCAAAG GTCTTGAACCCTTTGTGACTCTTTTTCATTGGGACCTTCCTCAAACACTTGAAGAAGAATATGGTGGCTTTTTAAGTCCAAATATAGT GAATGATTTTCGAGACTATGCGGAGCtttgttttaaagaatttgGAGATAGAGTGAAGTATTGGATCACATTAAATGAACCATGGTCATTTGCAAATCATGGTTATGTTGATGGGCAGTTAGCACCTGGACGATGTTCACCTTGGCAAAACCTAAATTGCACTGGTGGTGACTCATCCATTGAACCCTATATAGTGGCTCACAATCAATTACTCGCTCATGCATCTGCTGTCAATGCCTACAAAACTAAATATCAG GCATCTCAAAAGGGCATGATAGGAATAACACTAGTGTCTCATTGGATGATGCCATTATATGATACAAAATTGGATCACGATGCTGCACAAAGATCCATTGATTTCATGTTTGGATG GTTTATGGATCCCTTGATAGTAGGAGACTATCCAAGCTCTATGAGGTTCTTGGTAGGGAATCGATTACCAAAGTTCTCAAAATATCAAGTCAAGCTTGTAAGAGGGTCATTTGATTTTATTGGATTAAACTATTACACTTCCTTGTATGCAACTCATGCACCTGAATTAATTGAAGCCAAACCTAGCTACATTACAGATCCACTTGTTATTCTTACAA aTAAGAGCAATGGAGTACCTATTGGTCCAATG GCTGCTTCAACATGGTTGTCAATTTATCCAGAGGGAATTCGAGAACTATTGCTCTATATTAAAACTAAATACAACAATCCCTTGATCTACATCACTGAAAATG GGATGGGGCAAATGTGA